One region of Enterobacter ludwigii genomic DNA includes:
- a CDS encoding topoisomerase II has protein sequence MNKTWTRIVIVVIAAAAVAFWVYFDKQRMQRTPEQQLDTTLNTMPAWQVIKEQEPAFQKRIREQILTMQKAGESEQHIIDVIQPQILTLQMSRLQHAPDANVVEYMKVNMEQTAAIQKVSDDACFRFLYPAVKGGVNPMRVLDQQMMSRRMQADADMMRAAYGKNSHTVTPAEREAAVEDVRPIMKELADKYGEDIQLLEMPDKAVGKEKLSCDMVQEMWAKVLALPEQKAARVIRLAVSELD, from the coding sequence ATGAATAAAACGTGGACCCGTATTGTCATTGTCGTCATCGCGGCCGCCGCCGTGGCGTTCTGGGTGTATTTCGACAAACAGCGTATGCAGCGCACCCCCGAACAGCAGCTTGATACCACCCTCAACACGATGCCCGCCTGGCAGGTGATTAAAGAGCAGGAGCCTGCGTTCCAGAAACGCATCCGCGAGCAGATCCTCACCATGCAGAAAGCGGGCGAGTCTGAACAGCACATTATCGACGTCATCCAGCCGCAGATTTTGACCCTGCAGATGTCACGCCTGCAGCATGCTCCGGACGCCAACGTGGTGGAATATATGAAGGTCAACATGGAGCAGACTGCCGCCATCCAAAAGGTGAGCGACGACGCCTGTTTCCGCTTCCTGTACCCGGCGGTGAAAGGCGGCGTCAACCCGATGCGCGTGCTCGATCAACAGATGATGTCCCGCCGTATGCAGGCCGACGCCGACATGATGCGCGCAGCCTACGGCAAAAACAGCCACACCGTGACCCCGGCCGAACGCGAGGCGGCAGTCGAGGATGTGCGGCCTATTATGAAGGAACTTGCCGATAAGTACGGCGAGGACATCCAACTGCTGGAGATGCCGGATAAGGCGGTGGGCAAAGAGAAGCTCTCCTGCGATATGGTGCAGGAGATGTGGGCCAAGGTGCTGGCGCTGCCGGAGCAGAAGGCGGCAAGGGTGATTCGGCTGGCGGTTTCGGAGCTGGATTGA
- a CDS encoding IS1 family transposase (programmed frameshift) produces MASISIRCPSCSATEGVVRNGKSTAGHQRYLCSHCRKTWQLQFTYTASQPGTHQKIIDMAMNGVGCRASARIMGVGLNTVLRHFKKLRPQSVTSRIQPGSDGIVCAEMDEQWGYVGAKSRQRWLFYAYDRIRRAVVAHVFGERTLATLERLLSLLSAFEVVVWMTDGWPLYEPRLKGKLHVISKRYTQRIERHNLNLRQHLARLGRKSLSFSKSVELHDKVIGHYLNIKHYQ; encoded by the exons GTGGCTTCCATTTCCATCAGATGTCCTTCCTGCTCCGCTACTGAAGGCGTGGTGCGTAACGGCAAAAGCACTGCCGGACATCAGCGCTATCTCTGCTCTCATTGCCGTAAAACATGGCAACTACAGTTCACTTACACCGCCTCTCAGCCCGGTACGCACCAGAAAATCATTGATATGGCCATGAATGGCGTCGGATGTCGCGCCAGTGCACGCATTATGGGCGTTGGCCTCAACACGGTTTTACGTCACT TTAAAAAACTCAGGCCGCAGTCGGTAACCTCGCGCATACAACCGGGCAGTGATGGGATTGTCTGCGCTGAAATGGACGAACAGTGGGGCTACGTCGGTGCTAAATCACGTCAGCGCTGGCTGTTTTACGCGTATGACAGGATACGGAGGGCGGTTGTGGCGCACGTCTTCGGTGAACGCACTCTGGCCACACTGGAGCGTCTTCTGAGCCTGCTGTCGGCCTTTGAGGTCGTGGTATGGATGACGGATGGCTGGCCGCTGTATGAACCCCGCCTGAAGGGAAAGCTGCACGTTATCAGCAAGCGTTACACTCAGCGCATTGAGCGACATAACCTGAATCTGAGACAACATCTGGCAAGGCTGGGACGGAAGTCACTGTCGTTCTCAAAATCGGTGGAGCTGCATGACAAGGTCATCGGGCATTATCTGAACATAAAACACTATCAGTAA
- a CDS encoding integrase arm-type DNA-binding domain-containing protein, with protein sequence MALSDVKVRSAKPEAKAYKLADGEGMVLLVHPNGSKYWRLRYRFGGKEKMLALGKYPEVSLADARNRRDEARKLLAKGVDPSENKKAVKVEQEQEAITFEVVARDWHASNQKWSASHSARVLKSLEDNLFATIGKQNIAELKTRDLLVPIKAVESSGRLEVAARLQQRTTAIMRFAVQSGLIDYNPAQEIAGAVATVKRQHRAALGLNRIPELLHRIDHYSGRPLTRLAIELTLLVFIRSSELRFARWSEVDFETAMWTIPGEREPLEGVKHSQRGSKMRTPHLVPLSRQALAILEKIKSLSGNRELIFVGDHDPRKPMSENTVNKSLRVMGYDTKVEVCGHGFRTMACSSLIESGLWSRDAVERQMSHQERNSVRAAYIHKAEHLGERRLMLQWWADYLDANREKAVSPFDFGKLESTR encoded by the coding sequence ATGGCTCTGAGTGATGTGAAGGTTCGTTCGGCTAAGCCCGAAGCAAAAGCCTATAAACTGGCTGATGGTGAAGGCATGGTTTTGCTGGTTCACCCTAACGGTTCTAAATACTGGCGACTTCGTTATCGCTTTGGTGGTAAAGAGAAAATGCTGGCGCTGGGTAAATACCCCGAAGTGTCATTAGCTGATGCCAGAAATCGTCGGGATGAAGCCCGTAAGTTGTTAGCTAAGGGCGTCGATCCTAGTGAGAACAAGAAAGCTGTTAAGGTGGAGCAGGAACAAGAGGCGATAACGTTTGAAGTTGTTGCAAGAGACTGGCACGCCAGCAATCAGAAGTGGTCTGCATCACATAGCGCTCGTGTATTGAAAAGTCTCGAAGATAATCTCTTTGCTACCATCGGTAAGCAGAACATTGCGGAGCTTAAGACTCGGGATCTTCTTGTACCCATCAAAGCGGTGGAGTCATCCGGGCGACTCGAAGTCGCTGCTCGTTTGCAACAGCGAACTACCGCGATTATGCGCTTTGCTGTGCAGAGCGGTTTAATCGACTACAACCCTGCACAAGAAATTGCCGGGGCGGTTGCTACGGTGAAAAGACAGCATCGTGCGGCTTTGGGGCTTAACCGCATACCTGAATTACTTCATCGCATTGATCACTATTCCGGAAGACCATTAACCCGACTTGCTATCGAACTTACCTTGTTAGTCTTTATCCGTTCAAGCGAACTGCGTTTTGCTCGCTGGTCTGAAGTAGATTTTGAAACGGCTATGTGGACGATTCCGGGCGAGCGTGAACCCTTAGAAGGTGTTAAGCATTCTCAGCGTGGTTCGAAGATGCGTACGCCTCATCTTGTTCCCTTGTCGCGTCAAGCTCTCGCCATTTTGGAAAAGATCAAAAGCCTGAGTGGAAACCGTGAGCTGATCTTCGTTGGTGATCACGATCCGCGTAAGCCGATGAGTGAAAACACAGTTAATAAATCACTACGAGTCATGGGCTACGATACGAAGGTTGAAGTATGTGGTCATGGTTTCAGAACAATGGCTTGTAGTTCATTAATTGAGTCGGGATTGTGGTCAAGAGATGCGGTAGAGCGGCAGATGAGTCACCAGGAACGTAACTCTGTGCGTGCGGCTTACATTCATAAGGCGGAGCATTTGGGGGAGAGGAGGTTGATGTTGCAATGGTGGGCTGATTATCTTGATGCTAATCGGGAGAAGGCGGTGAGTCCGTTTGATTTTGGGAAACTAGAGTCTACACGGTAG